The Bos javanicus breed banteng chromosome 21, ARS-OSU_banteng_1.0, whole genome shotgun sequence genome includes a region encoding these proteins:
- the LOC133234153 gene encoding myeloid-associated differentiation marker-like, whose translation MDTDRARLCVYRLLQLFSTCAAFSLVASLGTGMGAVSHWSMFIWCFCFVITLITFIVQLGEYQPSLPFSGKSFLFTYACLATVFCLSASIMYAITYIQFLPHGPFRDQATAATAFSCIACVLYALEAAFLWLLFLGETTFYFATIHGLFKLLETLMACIIFAFISNTYLHQHQPALVWCVAVYSICFTLGAVAMLLKLVKFENRLHTFFPRFLLGQTVLSVLLYASALILWPLYQFNQEFGGQPQRSSDMSCSDELASTLCIWDQKLTVAILTAINLLIYVSDMAYWIHFIFIRY comes from the coding sequence ATGGACACTGATAGAGCCCGGTTATGCGTCTACCGCCTGCTGCAGCTATTCTCCACGTGCGCGGCTTTCTCACTGGTGGCCAGCTTGGGCACTGGAATGGGGGCTGTAAGTCACTGGTCCATGTTCATCTGGTGCTTCTGCTTTGTCATCACCCTCATCACCTTCATAGTCCAATTAGGCGAGTACCAGCCCAGTCTCCCCTTTTCTGGGAAGAGCTTTCTCTTCACCTATGCCTGCCTCGCCACCGTTTTCTGCCTCTCAGCCTCCATCATGTACGCCATCACCTACATCCAGTTCTTGCCTCATGGCCCCTTCCGGGACCAGGCCACTGCCGCCACTGCATTCTCCTGCATCGCGTGTGTGCTTTACGCCTTGGAAGCGGCCTTTCTGTGGCTACTATTCCTGGGTGAGACCACTTTCTATTTTGCTACCATTCATGGCCTGTTCAAGCTGCTGGAGACATTGATGGCCTGCATCATCTTCGCCTTCATCAGCAACACCTACCTGCACCAGCACCAGCCGGCACTGGTGTGGTGTGTGGCCGTGTACTCCATCTGCTTCACACTGGGGGCCGTGGCCATGCTGCTGAAGCTGGTCAAATTCGAGAACAGACTACACACCTTCTTCCCTCGTTTCCTGTTGGGGCAGACCGTGCTCTCTGTCCTCCTTTATGCCAGTGCCCTGATCCTCTGGCCACTCTACCAGTTCAATCAGGAGTTCGGCGGGCAGCCCCAGCGGTCCAGTGATATGAGCTGCAGTGATGAGCTTGCCTCCACACTATGCATCTGGGACCAAAAACTGACTGTGGCCATCTTGACAGCCATCAACCTGCTGATTTATGTGTCTGACATGGCATACTGGATCCACTTCATTTTTATCAGGTACTGA